Proteins from a single region of Procambarus clarkii isolate CNS0578487 chromosome 62, FALCON_Pclarkii_2.0, whole genome shotgun sequence:
- the LOC138354354 gene encoding S-layer protein-like — protein sequence MNTHIAGAAVMNTATAGAAVMNTATAGAAVMNTATVDAAVMNTATAGAAVMNTATAGAAVMNTATVDAAVMNTATAGAAVMNTATADAAVMNTATAGAAVIKTITAGAAVIKTITAGAAVIKTITAGAAVIKTQAIDASNIMNSLHELFGNAMRSFTLFQNTCLKGLEIFL from the coding sequence ATGAACACTCATATAGCTGGTGCAGCTGTCATGAACACTGCAACAGCTGGTGCAGCTGTCATGAACACTGCAACAGCTGGTGCAGCTGTCATGAACACTGCAACAGTTGATGCAGCTGTCATGAACACTGCAACAGCTGGTGCAGCTGTCATGAACACTGCAACAGCTGGTGCAGCTGTCATGAACACTGCAACAGTTGATGCAGCTGTCATGAACACTGCAACAGCTGGTGCAGCTGTCATGAACACTGCAACAGCTGATGCAGCTGTCATGAACACTGCAACAGCTGGTGCAGCTGTCATAAAGACTATAACAGCTGGTGCAGCTGTCATAAAGACTATAACAGCTGGTGCAGCTGTCATAAAGACTATAACAGCTGGTGCAGCTGTCATAAAGACTCAAGCAATTGACGCGTCTAATATCATGAACTCGCTCCATGAGTTATTTGGGAACGCTATGAGATCGTTTACACTCTTCCAAAACACTTGCCTTAAAGGCTTAGAGATTTTTCTGTAA